A genome region from Solanum pennellii chromosome 12, SPENNV200 includes the following:
- the LOC107006230 gene encoding uncharacterized protein LOC107006230 has protein sequence MNLARYSKEYIDGIESFLDFAYSYGDPHGEKIQCPCAKCCNILWNRRNVVYDHLICHGFVKGYTRRINHGEWDIKLNVDDDMDYSCDDIDGLLNDQFRDVAQAGGVYDGPNEDAKKFYSLLEEENQELYSGCIGFSKLSFTLRLDLLKCLHGWSNESFTSLLELLKEAMPELNIPQSYNKTRSMVKNLGLDYDKIDACPNDCMLFRNDHKDDEFCHTCGASRYIQDPKVDSELESSKKQHRVSAKTLRHFPLIPRLKRIFMCSKTADSLRWHEEERSKDGKLRHRADGLAWKDFDRVHPDFAQDVAM, from the coding sequence ATGAATTTAGCAAGGTATAGCAAAGAGTATATTGATGGCATTGAATCATTTCTAGATTTTGCTTACTCTTATGGAGATCCTCATGGAGAGAAAATTCAGTGTCCATGTGCGAAATGTTGTAATATTCTTTGGAACCGAAGGAATGTAGTGTATGATCATCTAATATGCCATGGATTCGTTAAAGGCTATACTAGACGGATCAATCACGGGGAATGGGATATCAAGttgaatgttgatgatgatatggattACTCGTGTGATGATATTGATGGGTTGTTGAATGATCAATTTAGAGATGTTGCACAGGCTGGAGGAGTTTATGATGGTCCAAATGAAGATGCCAAGAAATTCTATAGCTTACTTGAAGAGGAAAACCAAGAATTATATTCTGGTTGTATAGGTTTCTCTAAATTATCATTCACACTTCGCTTAgatttgttgaagtgtttacATGGATGGAGCAATGAATCATTCACTTCTCTTCTAGAGTTATTAAAAGAGGCGATGCCCGAGTTGAACATTCCTCAGTCTTACAATAAAACCAGGTCTATGGTTAAGAATCTTGGTCTggattatgataaaattgatgcATGTCCAAATGATTGCATGTTGTTCAGGAATGATCATAAGGATGACGAATTTTGTCATACTTGTGGAGCGTCACGATATATTCAAGATCCTAAAGTTGATAGTGAGCTTGAGTCTTCAAAAAAACAACATCGAGTTTCTGCAAAGACATTGAGACACTTTCCATTAATTCCTAGACTCAAAAGGATATTTATGTGCTCAAAGACGGCAGATTCTTTGAGGTGGCATGAAGAGGAACGTTCTAAAGATGGAAAGTTAAGGCATCGCGCTGATGGTCTAGCATGGAAAGACTTTGATAGGGTGCATCCCGATTTCGCACAAGATGTCGCAATGTGA